One Pseudomonas brassicacearum genomic region harbors:
- a CDS encoding DUF6630 family protein → MNPIDPLSFQRITTAHGTLEGAIYFDAEEDLTHEVFPERIVFQTNYLDYRSYEVDLAEGGIRVRKTCLDNYQRGHKAQVIDDEMDDEDWAELGSLWQRLSRDLDTQGPRPDVGEALADLFYSLFDEAHAQALIEKMPAPTAQWDWAWTQVASALNETQQLAEFEWKEWSSCGVNAVNTLAPLRQLGIEIPTPDGKTLEAVNRANDWERALLQYFNAQLEAHDLKLLAIGTHFDEYQAFACLPMNGLGLVNALEIMGTLGIVYKY, encoded by the coding sequence ATGAATCCAATCGACCCCTTGTCGTTTCAACGTATCACCACCGCCCATGGCACGCTTGAGGGTGCGATCTATTTCGATGCCGAAGAAGACCTCACCCATGAGGTGTTTCCTGAGCGCATCGTTTTTCAAACCAACTATCTGGATTACCGCAGCTATGAGGTCGATCTCGCCGAGGGCGGGATTCGGGTGCGCAAGACGTGCCTGGATAACTACCAGCGCGGCCATAAGGCACAGGTGATCGATGATGAGATGGATGACGAGGATTGGGCCGAATTGGGCAGCCTATGGCAGCGCTTGAGCCGAGACCTGGACACCCAAGGGCCTCGGCCCGATGTAGGCGAGGCCTTGGCCGACCTGTTTTACAGCCTGTTCGACGAGGCCCACGCCCAAGCGCTCATTGAGAAAATGCCGGCCCCTACCGCGCAGTGGGATTGGGCATGGACGCAAGTCGCGTCCGCGCTCAACGAGACCCAGCAGTTGGCTGAGTTCGAATGGAAAGAGTGGTCATCCTGCGGGGTCAATGCGGTCAATACCCTGGCACCGCTGCGGCAGCTGGGCATTGAAATCCCTACGCCTGACGGTAAGACCCTCGAGGCCGTTAACCGCGCCAACGATTGGGAACGGGCGCTGCTGCAGTATTTCAACGCACAGCTGGAAGCCCATGATTTGAAGCTGCTCGCCATCGGCACGCATTTCGATGAATACCAGGCCTTTGCCTGCCTGCCCATGAATGGGTTGGGCCTGGTCAATGCCCTGGAGATCATGGGTACGCTGGGCATTGTCTATAAATACTAA
- a CDS encoding substrate-binding periplasmic protein, whose protein sequence is MKHSTQAAALLCLLLGTAVGAEEYQVITEEWAPYNYQENNQLTGMTTEIVRAIMALTGDKFEVLLQPSMRATQVLKTRPKTIMYSLFRTAEREPLYKWVGPIVEESIHPYQLAKAPPVNSLEQLLHAPQVTTRHAGLVPTMLLSLGFNNLDKSATESKLLYRMLLAGRTGIIVGDTDAGVAYYSRQLNIAPGTLRKIPIELYRSSLYIAFSLDSEDEVVAAWAKALEQLRRSGELERIQRRYEE, encoded by the coding sequence GTGAAGCACTCGACACAGGCTGCAGCGCTGCTCTGTCTATTGCTTGGCACTGCGGTCGGGGCCGAGGAGTATCAGGTCATTACTGAGGAGTGGGCACCGTACAACTACCAGGAAAACAATCAGCTTACCGGCATGACCACGGAGATCGTCCGGGCCATCATGGCGCTGACCGGGGATAAGTTCGAGGTGCTGCTGCAGCCCAGTATGCGCGCCACCCAAGTACTGAAGACCCGGCCCAAGACCATCATGTATTCGCTGTTTCGCACGGCGGAGCGCGAGCCGTTGTACAAGTGGGTCGGACCGATCGTGGAAGAGTCCATCCACCCCTATCAACTGGCCAAGGCGCCGCCGGTGAACTCCCTGGAGCAACTGCTGCACGCTCCGCAGGTCACCACGCGACATGCCGGCCTGGTGCCAACGATGCTGCTGTCGCTGGGTTTCAACAACCTGGACAAAAGCGCCACCGAGAGCAAGCTGCTCTACCGCATGCTACTGGCCGGGCGCACCGGCATCATCGTCGGCGACACCGATGCGGGGGTGGCTTATTACAGTCGCCAATTGAACATCGCCCCGGGCACTTTGCGGAAAATTCCTATCGAGCTTTATCGTTCGTCGCTGTATATCGCTTTTAGTTTGGATTCTGAGGATGAAGTGGTCGCGGCGTGGGCCAAGGCTTTGGAGCAGTTGCGGCGGTCGGGGGAGTTGGAGCGGATTCAGCGGCGGTATGAGGAGTGA
- a CDS encoding M10 family metallopeptidase C-terminal domain-containing protein translates to MSQSISPAASAVRNTGMVATPLWGSDKIGGITVDPDGAIWLGAYSRLGLGGEEDSGFTGSLVRFNADGSLDRNFSGDGKSLLPVTLDIEDGGNAAVQPGGGYLVTRYVKVGDAWVSGVSRTLADGSLDTSFGNGGAATVPFYWNDSLGEQASFSVQRDGSFFASAGYPSGEIYIARFDATGTLVSSFAEAGILHLPASVGIQPSRTIDVSLQGDGKVLVTGQDTLTRLNQDGTLDSSFANGGSLALDVHANALVIQDDGKILLAGASGGVATVIRLNADGSLDTDFGDQGRVSWGSENAPFAVADMIVRADGKLLIGASQGTSADGYLAALVQLNPDGSLDHSFGNPDDGYYHLDGGRDDDFLLGTDSFDDAIVGGAGNDLLDGQQGRDLLTGGAGADTFRYESVTDSYRTATAAHSDRIIDFDPSIDTIDLSSLGFLGLGNGHDGTLAIRVNESGTRTYLKNFDANADGERFEVVFDGDLGQTLNETNILFQQARLTGTEGADRLQGNARGELIEGFAGDDRLYGALGNDVLVGAEGRDLLVGGGNNDVFRFDVLSDSYRTATDNHTDRLIDYTVGEDKIDLSALGFTRLGNGYNGTLDVVFNESKNLTYLKSYEADADGARFELSLVGDHSGYRNLDIIFAEPSGDEVFQLIGVADFWV, encoded by the coding sequence ATGAGTCAGAGTATTTCGCCCGCCGCTTCAGCTGTGCGGAACACCGGCATGGTCGCCACGCCCTTATGGGGCTCGGACAAAATCGGCGGTATCACGGTCGATCCGGACGGTGCTATCTGGCTTGGCGCTTATAGTCGCCTGGGACTGGGAGGCGAAGAGGATTCAGGCTTCACCGGCAGTCTGGTCCGGTTCAATGCCGACGGTAGTCTGGACCGCAACTTCAGTGGAGACGGTAAATCCCTCCTACCTGTGACGCTCGATATCGAGGACGGCGGTAATGCCGCAGTGCAGCCGGGAGGGGGCTACCTGGTGACGCGCTACGTGAAAGTAGGCGACGCCTGGGTGTCCGGCGTGAGTCGCACCTTGGCTGACGGCAGCCTCGATACGAGTTTCGGGAACGGCGGCGCCGCGACAGTGCCGTTTTACTGGAATGACTCTCTAGGAGAGCAAGCGTCGTTCTCTGTACAACGTGATGGCAGCTTTTTCGCGAGCGCTGGGTATCCCTCTGGGGAGATCTATATTGCCCGCTTCGACGCGACGGGGACCTTGGTCTCGTCTTTCGCAGAGGCTGGGATCCTGCACCTGCCAGCGTCCGTCGGCATTCAACCCAGCCGCACGATCGACGTTTCGCTGCAGGGAGACGGGAAGGTATTGGTCACGGGGCAGGATACCCTGACTCGTCTCAACCAGGACGGTACTCTGGATAGCAGCTTTGCCAACGGGGGCAGCCTGGCCCTGGATGTTCACGCAAATGCCCTCGTCATCCAGGATGACGGCAAAATCCTGCTGGCGGGCGCCTCGGGCGGCGTGGCGACCGTCATCCGACTCAACGCCGACGGCTCGCTCGACACCGATTTCGGTGATCAGGGTCGGGTCAGTTGGGGCTCAGAGAACGCGCCTTTCGCCGTAGCGGACATGATCGTGCGGGCCGATGGCAAGCTATTGATCGGCGCAAGCCAAGGCACGAGCGCGGACGGCTATCTGGCCGCCCTGGTTCAGCTGAATCCCGACGGTAGCCTGGACCACAGCTTTGGCAATCCCGACGACGGCTATTACCATCTTGACGGCGGTCGCGATGATGACTTCTTGCTGGGTACCGACTCGTTTGACGATGCGATCGTTGGTGGGGCCGGTAACGATCTGCTCGATGGCCAGCAAGGTCGCGACCTGCTGACGGGCGGTGCCGGGGCCGATACGTTCCGTTACGAGTCAGTCACAGACAGCTACCGAACCGCAACCGCGGCCCATAGCGACCGAATCATCGACTTCGACCCCAGCATCGATACGATCGATCTCTCCTCCCTGGGCTTCCTTGGGCTGGGCAATGGACATGACGGAACGCTGGCGATACGAGTCAATGAAAGCGGAACGCGGACCTACCTCAAAAATTTCGATGCCAACGCGGACGGGGAGCGCTTCGAAGTGGTTTTCGACGGTGACTTGGGCCAAACGCTGAATGAAACCAACATCCTGTTTCAGCAAGCCAGGTTGACGGGCACCGAAGGGGCCGATCGTTTACAAGGCAACGCCCGAGGCGAACTCATCGAAGGGTTCGCGGGCGATGATCGCCTTTATGGCGCGCTAGGGAATGATGTATTGGTTGGCGCAGAGGGCCGGGACCTATTAGTGGGCGGCGGTAACAACGATGTGTTCCGCTTCGACGTACTAAGCGACAGCTACCGTACCGCCACCGACAACCACACTGATCGCCTGATTGACTATACCGTGGGTGAAGACAAGATCGATTTGTCCGCCTTGGGCTTTACCCGGCTGGGAAATGGTTACAACGGCACGTTGGACGTGGTTTTCAATGAATCCAAGAACCTGACTTACTTGAAGAGCTACGAAGCCGACGCCGATGGGGCTCGATTCGAGTTGAGCCTGGTAGGGGACCACTCCGGTTACCGTAACTTGGACATCATCTTTGCCGAGCCCTCGGGAGATGAAGTCTTTCAATTGATCGGAGTGGCTGACTTCTGGGTGTAA
- a CDS encoding LysR family transcriptional regulator has protein sequence MREISLDRLRTLVAIVDLGSFAEAARALHLAPPTVSLHITDLESRVGGQLLSRTRGRIQPTTVGETLVDRARRLLADAEQALEDVERQVQGLAGRVRLGASTGAIAQLLPQALETLGQRHPAIDVQVAVLTSQETLKKLAEGSLEIGLVALPQTPVKGLRIEPWRRDPVMAFLPARWDCPDIVTPGWLAAQPLILNDNTTRLSRLTSEWFANDERQPTPRIQLNYNDAIKSLVAAGYGATLLPHEASTPLPDTRIVMRPLRPLLWRELGIAHRGGDVERSTQHVLDVLWGLSAG, from the coding sequence ATGCGCGAAATCAGCCTGGACCGCCTGCGCACCTTGGTGGCCATTGTCGACCTGGGCTCGTTTGCCGAGGCCGCTCGTGCACTGCACCTTGCGCCCCCCACGGTCAGCTTGCATATCACCGACCTGGAGTCGCGGGTGGGTGGCCAGCTGTTGTCACGTACCCGTGGACGCATTCAGCCTACGACGGTTGGAGAAACCCTGGTGGACCGCGCGCGGCGCCTGTTGGCGGACGCGGAGCAGGCGCTTGAGGACGTCGAGCGTCAGGTCCAGGGCTTGGCCGGGCGTGTGCGGCTGGGGGCCTCCACAGGGGCCATTGCCCAGTTGCTGCCGCAAGCGTTGGAGACGTTAGGCCAACGCCATCCCGCTATCGATGTGCAGGTTGCGGTGCTCACCTCACAGGAGACTTTGAAGAAGCTTGCCGAGGGCTCGTTGGAGATTGGCCTGGTCGCGCTGCCACAGACCCCGGTGAAGGGGTTGCGGATCGAGCCATGGCGGCGCGACCCGGTCATGGCGTTCTTGCCGGCTCGCTGGGACTGCCCGGACATCGTGACGCCCGGTTGGCTGGCCGCCCAGCCATTGATTCTGAACGACAACACCACCCGGCTTTCGCGCTTGACGTCGGAGTGGTTCGCTAATGATGAACGCCAGCCTACGCCGCGAATTCAACTGAACTACAACGATGCGATCAAAAGCCTTGTGGCTGCCGGTTATGGCGCGACGTTATTGCCCCATGAAGCTTCCACGCCATTGCCCGATACCCGGATCGTCATGAGGCCATTGCGGCCTTTACTGTGGCGTGAACTGGGGATTGCCCACCGGGGTGGAGATGTCGAGCGGTCTACGCAACATGTGCTGGATGTGTTGTGGGGGTTGAGTGCTGGGTAG